A region of Plantactinospora sp. BC1 DNA encodes the following proteins:
- a CDS encoding Uma2 family endonuclease, whose product MTAAVFEHGGPWTEAEYLALGETRDRVELFDGSLHVTPAPTPRHQHISRRLGNALETGAETVGLHVLEAVNVRLQPGRIPIPDLVVTGEIDFDELVVDGTAVRLVCEISSPSNAATDKVLKMHYYAAARIPWYLLVEQETGTLRLHRLDGSHYVEHAVAKAGESLRLTEPVAAEIRPDDLLPPR is encoded by the coding sequence ATGACCGCGGCGGTGTTCGAGCACGGCGGGCCGTGGACCGAAGCGGAATACCTCGCCCTCGGCGAGACCCGGGATCGCGTCGAACTCTTCGACGGGAGCCTCCACGTGACACCTGCCCCCACTCCTCGCCACCAGCACATCTCGCGTCGTCTCGGCAACGCTCTGGAGACAGGCGCGGAAACCGTTGGACTACACGTCCTGGAGGCCGTGAACGTGCGGCTGCAACCGGGCCGGATTCCGATCCCCGACCTGGTCGTCACCGGCGAGATCGACTTCGACGAGCTGGTCGTCGACGGTACGGCGGTCCGGCTGGTCTGCGAGATCAGCTCGCCGAGCAACGCCGCCACCGACAAGGTGCTCAAGATGCACTACTACGCCGCCGCCCGGATCCCGTGGTATCTGCTGGTCGAGCAGGAGACCGGGACGCTGCGGCTGCACCGCCTGGACGGCTCCCACTATGTGGAGCATGCGGTGGCCAAGGCCGGCGAATCCCTGCGGCTCACCGAGCCGGTGGCGGCGGAAATCCGACCGGACGACCTGCTACCCCCGCGCTGA